Genomic window (Prosthecochloris aestuarii DSM 271):
TTCTTGACGCTGAACACGGGAACCTGCACGAACCCGAGCTTCTTGTAGAGGTCGATGGCTGCTTTGTTGCTGTAGAGCACGGAAAGGTCGATGAAACTTCGTCCCTTCGACTTGTAATGTTCTGCGACGCTCTGTACGAGCTGGATGCCGATGCCGGAATGCTTTGCCTGGGGGTCGACTGCGAGAGCCCAGAGGCTTGATCCGTTTTCGGGGTCTTCAAATGCTGTTCGGTGGTCGATGCTCATGCAGACGGCGATGACCTCTTCGGTTTCATTTTCAGCGGCAACCCAGTAGTCGATACACTGTTTTTCGCGGATATCGCGCAGAACGTCAGGGTCTGCCGGGACCATGTTGTGGACATGATAGATCCAGTTGACACGTTCGATATCTTTCAGCGGATGCAGGGGGCGGACGGAAAACATGTCGCTTTTTTCCTGCAGCGGTGTGTATTCGTCAAGCCAGAGCCGGAATGTGTAGGAGGGGTCGATGAAAAGGTTCTGCGGCGCATAGGATAGCACGACCTGCGGATCACGCAGGTAGAATGCGATATCGCGGAATCCTTCCTTTTCATCCCTCAGGATTTCAGCGATTTTTGTGTTGTCGTGAAAGGTGTGGCCGAAGATAATTCTTCCCCAGCCGCATTCGATGACAACGTTATGTTTTGGCAGATCGGCAGGCATCCCCCAGCTTTTCATGCTCGGGGACTGCATCGGTACAAGATGCTCTTCGCTTCGGAGTTTTTTTGTCATAGTCCCTGCTCCTGCAGCCAGTATTCAAGGAGTGTTATCTGCCAGAGTTTCGATCCTCTGAGCGGAGTGATATGATCTTGAGGCGCATTGAGCAGCATATCGACATACTCTCTGTTGAAGATTTTGCGTTGTTTTGCTGCATCCTGGTTGAGAATATTTTTTGCCATGTCAAGGTATTCCCCTTCGAGATACTTGAGCGCAGGGACGGGAAAGTAGCCTTTCGGGCGGTCGATCACCTCGTGAGGAATGATCCTGCGGCCTACCTCCTTGAGTACGTATTTGCCGCCGTCCTTGACTTTGTATTCTGCGGGAATTTTTGCTGCCAGTTCAACCAGTTCATGATCAAGAAACGGTACTCTGGCCTCAAGCCCCCATGCCATGGTCATGTTGTCTACCCTTTTGACCGGATCGTCAACGAGCATGATGGTACTGTCGAGCCGGAGCGCCTTGTCGATGGGTTCTTCGGCACCCGGCATGGCAAAGTGGTTTCTGACAAATGCAGCAGCGTGGTCTTCGGTGATAAACGAACTGTTGACAGCCTGACGGTATTCGTTGAAGTCGCGGTCGAAGAAAACGCCTGAGTAGGTGCTGTATGCCTCTGTCGGCGGAGTGTTCATCATCGGCGGATACCAGTGGTACCCGGCGAAGACCTCGTCGGCGCCCTGGCCGCTCTGCACTACCCTGACGTGTTGGCTGACTTCGCGCGAGAGGAGGTAGAATCCTATTACATCGTGGCTTACCATCGGTTCCGACATCGCTCTGACGCAGTCTGAGAGATGGGTCTGCAGTTCTCTGTGGTCAACGAAGATTTTATGGTGATCGGTGCTGTAGCGTTCAGCGATGATGTCGGAATACCGGAACTCGTTGCCTTCCTCTTCGGCGACATCCTCGAAGCCGACGGAGAAGGTGCTGAGGTGGCGTTGCACGAGTTCACTGAGCAGTCCGACAACCAGAGATGAGTCAAGACCTCCGGAAAGCAGAACTCCTACCGGTACGTCTGCTACCAAACGGCGTTGTACAGCAAGCTTCAGCGCATCATGGACGGCATCAATCCACTCTCCGGCACTTCGCCTGCGTTCTTCATCCGATCGTGAGTAGTCTGGTTGCCAGTAAGTTCGCTGCTGTTTCCTGCCGTCAGGCTCGACCATCATGGTTGTTGCCGGCGGCAGCTTGCGTATGCCCCGAAAGATGGTCCAGGGGGCTGGAACGACCGAGTGAAAACTCATATAGCAGTCGAGCGCAGCCGGGTCGATAGCCGTATCGACAGCGCCTGATTTCAGGAGCGCCGGAAGGGATGATGCGAAGCGCATCGAGGCGTTATCCTCTGTGAAGTAGAGGGGTTTGATTCCAAGGCGGTCACGGGCAAAAAACGTTCTGCCTGTATCGCGTTCCCAGATGGCAAACGCAAACATTCCCTGCAGGTGGCCGACACAATCTTCTCCCCAGGCGTGGTACGCCTTGATAATGATCTCTGTATCTGATTGAGAGAAGAAGCTGTAGCCTTTCCCGACGAGTTCTGTACAAAGTTCCCGGTAGTTGTAGACGGCGCCGTTGAAGACGAGAACCAGACCGAGAGCACTATCGACCATCGGTTGGGATGCGCAGTCTGAAAGATCGATGATTTTCAGACGCCGGTGCCCGAAACAGATCCTGTTGTGGGCGAAGACTCCCTGTGCGTCAGGTCCTCTTGGCTCAAGAATGCCGAGCATTGCGTCGACAGTCGTTGAAGAGGCTGCTGCACTATCGAATCGGAGTTCTCCTGCAATTCCACACATAACGGGTTGGTATTCTTCTGTATCGTTCAGATGACGCCTGGGTCTTTCCGGGGGAGGAATTGTCTGGCGGAGCCTGCGTTCCTCTGCCGGGATCTACCCGGGGAGCGGTGAATGATGGTTAAAGATGTTCTTTGTGCCAAAATATACATAATATTGTGACGACGTAAAACGTGTGATATGGGGGGTTGTTATAAGTCTATTTTTAATAGTCTTTTATGCGTTATATTAACTTTTCTTTACAATGTCTTTGTTCAGTTTTGACGTGTTTCTCTGCATTGTGTATACTCATCCTCTTTCTGGAGATGCAGATGTTTCCTCTTTCGTTGTAAAGTTGATGACAAGCCATTTGTCCTCATAGTCGGCGCTGCTGACGCGCAGACCGGCCAGAAACGCGGGGAGCACGACGCCTTTCTGGT
Coding sequences:
- a CDS encoding N-acetylglutaminylglutamine amidotransferase; translation: MCGIAGELRFDSAAASSTTVDAMLGILEPRGPDAQGVFAHNRICFGHRRLKIIDLSDCASQPMVDSALGLVLVFNGAVYNYRELCTELVGKGYSFFSQSDTEIIIKAYHAWGEDCVGHLQGMFAFAIWERDTGRTFFARDRLGIKPLYFTEDNASMRFASSLPALLKSGAVDTAIDPAALDCYMSFHSVVPAPWTIFRGIRKLPPATTMMVEPDGRKQQRTYWQPDYSRSDEERRRSAGEWIDAVHDALKLAVQRRLVADVPVGVLLSGGLDSSLVVGLLSELVQRHLSTFSVGFEDVAEEEGNEFRYSDIIAERYSTDHHKIFVDHRELQTHLSDCVRAMSEPMVSHDVIGFYLLSREVSQHVRVVQSGQGADEVFAGYHWYPPMMNTPPTEAYSTYSGVFFDRDFNEYRQAVNSSFITEDHAAAFVRNHFAMPGAEEPIDKALRLDSTIMLVDDPVKRVDNMTMAWGLEARVPFLDHELVELAAKIPAEYKVKDGGKYVLKEVGRRIIPHEVIDRPKGYFPVPALKYLEGEYLDMAKNILNQDAAKQRKIFNREYVDMLLNAPQDHITPLRGSKLWQITLLEYWLQEQGL